The DNA region GGAcaggacacaattcagccaagCTTTCTGCCATAACCGCCCTTCCTCCAGTTTCCAATAACATGCTCATTTCCTTCTGAGCCCTCTCCAGCAGCATCTCTAACATGTTTCTACCAATAATCTGCTCAAAGCAACCTAGGCTTTTCCTATTCTGCACCTCAAAAATCTTCCATCTACTCATTACCCAATTCCAAAGCCACTTctacatttttaggtatttgttacagcTGCACCTCACTTCCAGACACCAAAATCTGCATTGGTTCCCTatggctgctctaacaaattatcacagacttgatggcttaaaacattaatttattctATTATAATTCTAGATGCCAGAAGTCTGAGATTGGTTTCACTGGACTAAAGTCAGGCATGGGTAGGGctgattccttctggaggcctgaGGAGAAAGCCTATTCCTTGCCTTTTTCACCTTCTAGCAATTTTGTTTCCTCAGATTGTGGCTTCTCCCAATACCTTCAAAGTGCATCACACCAATCTCTGCTTCTAGCATCACTTCACCTCTTCCTCTTCATGTCAAACATCTACTttcctcttacaaggacacttgtgattataTTTAGGGTCCATCAGGAGAATCCGGGATaatgtctcactctcaaaatccttaatcatatctgcaaagtccatTTTGCCCTATAACATTCACAGCTTGCAGTGATTAGGACCAGATCTTCAGAGGCCATTATCCAGTCTACCATGATCAGCGTACAATTTCATGAAACTCCACATAGGAGTTTTtgagagactttaaaaaaatcactatacAGAAGAAAATGGCAACACAGTAGGAGGACCCTACACTTGCCTCATCCCACAAACCCAAATAGACAACtgtcaaatcatcctaaataccccagaaatgaACCTGAAGACTAACAGAACAATTCCACAACTAAAGGGTGAGAGGAGGccatattgaagaagaagacgacgATGACGATGACGACGAAGGCAgcggcagagacttagacaagtCAAAGGAATGCCAAGacaaaggaattcatcccaaatgaaagaacaagataagatcATGGTCAgagatctaatcaaaacagatataagtaacatgcctgatcaGGAACTTAAAGCAACAGTTATAAGGATATTCATAGGggttgagaaaagaatggaagacttcAGGGAGACAATTACCACAGAgataagagttaaaaaagaatcagtcagaggggcacctggatggctcagtcagttaagcgtcagattcttggtttcagctcagatcatgatctcatgagttcaagccctgccagtagaacaaatcaatgaaatcaggagctgattctttgacaAACTTAATACAATTGATAAAGCTCTAGCCAGACCTatcaaacagaaaagagaaaggacccaaataaataaaatcacaaacaagagaggaaaaataacaaccaacaccacaaaaatacaaacaattataggagaatattatgaaaatctatatgccaacaaactggacaacctgaaaggaattggtaaattcctagaaacatacagacTCTAAAActgcaacaaaaaataaaaaacgtttaacagactgacaaccagcaaagaaactgaaccCATAAtaaaaagtctcccaacaaacaaaagtccaaggccagatggcttcacaggagaattctaccaaacatctcaagaagagttaatacctattcttctcaaactgttacaaaaaatagagatggaaggaaaacttccagattcattctatgagggcAGCATTACCCTCAATAGAACTAGCAAAtggaatccaacagtacattaaaagaatcattcatgacgatcaagtgggatttatttctgggctgcaagagtggttcaatatttgtaaatcaatcatggtgatacaccacattaataaaaaaaaaaaaagaccatatgACTGTtacaatagatgcagaaaagcatttgagaaagtacaacatccattcatgataaaaaccctcaacaaaataagagttagagggaacatacctcaacataataaaggccataaatgaaaaacacagctaatatcatcctcagtgggggaaaactgagagcttttcctctacagtcaggaacaagacagggatgtccactctcaccaccattatttaacatagtactggaagtcttatcTAAACAgtcaaacacaaataaaaggcatccaaattggcagggaagaagtcaaaatttcactatttgcagatgacttgatactgtataaagaaaactgaaaaaattgctagaactgatacacaaatttagtaaagttgcaggacacaaaatcaacatacagaaatctgttgcatttctatacaccaataatgaagcagcagtaagacaaattaaggaatcaatcccatttacaactacaccAAAACCCATAATATACCTATGAaaaaacctaatcaaagaggtgaaagacctgtactctgaaaactacaaatcaCTGATATAAGAAATTAAGGAGgactcaaagaaattaaaagacattccatgctcgtggactggaagaacaaatattgtcaaaatgtctgtATAACCCGAAtccatctacacatttaattcaatccctatcaaaataccaccagcattttcacagagctagaacaaacaatcctaaaattttgtATGAACCACAAAATACTCcaaatacccaaagcaaccttgaaaaagaaaagcaaagctggagcatcacaattctggacttcaagttatattataaaactgtagtgattcaaaacagtatgatactggcacaaaaatagacacatcgaTCAATCAAACAGAacggaaaacccagaaatgaacctacagctatatggtcaattaatctttgacaaagcaggaaagaatatccagtgggaaaaagacagtctcttcaacaaatagtgttgggaaagcGGGACAgcaacatgtgaaagaatgaaactggaccactttgttacactgtacacaaaaataaattcaaaatggatgaaagacctaaatgagaaacttaaaaccattaaaatcctagagcaCACAAGCCATAACATCTTTGACACCAGCCACAGTAACTTctctctagatatgtctctgggggcaaggggaaaaaaagcaaaaataaaccattggactaaataaataaataaataccattggactaaataaataaataaacaaacaaactattgggacttcatcaaaacaaaaggcttctgcacagggaaggaaacaatcaacaaaactaaacggCAACCTAAGGAATGGGggcaatatttgcaaatatctgatGAAGtgttagtatctaaaatacaaagaacttaacactcaaaaaacaaataatccaattaaaaaatgggcagaatacatgaatagacatttttcaaaagaagacatccagatggtcaacagatacttgaaaagatgctccatataattcatcatcagggaaacataaatcaaaactacaatgagatatcacctcaatgAGATAagcccatcagaatggctaaaatcaacaacacaagaaacaacaggtgttggtgaggatgtggagaaagggaactctcttgcatcgttggtgggaatgcaaacttgtgcagccactatggaaaatagtatgcaggttcatcaaaaagttaaaaatagaactaccctaggatctagcaattgcactattaggtatttacccaaagaatacaatagTACCAATTCAAAGGTATACATGCAtcccaaggtttatagcagcattatgtacaatgtGGAAACAGgccaagtgtccatccactgacaaatgggtaaagatggtgtggtatatatatacatatatatatatatatatatatatatatatatatatatataatggaatattactcagccataaaaaagaatgaaatcttgccatttgcaaggacatggatggagctagaaagtattatgctaagtgaaataagtcagtcagagaaagacaaataccgtacgatttcattcatatgtggaatttaagaaacaaaacaaaggatcaaaggggaaaaaaagaaagaaacacaccaagaaacagaatcttgggatgcctgggtggctcagtctgttaagcagccaacttcggctcaggtcatgatctcacggttcatgagtttttgtccagcgtcaggctctgtgctgacaacttggagcctggagcctgcttcagattctgtgtctccttctctctctctgccctttgtccaacccccccccttcaaaaaataaaaaataataataataataataaaaaagaaacagaatcttaactatagagagcaactgatggttaccagaggtgtgGTGGGTTGGGGacgggtgaaatagatgatggggattaaggagcgcacttgtGACGAATAAGGTCATGTagggaagtgctgaatcactaaattatacacctaAAACTGTATTGCACCGTATGTTAACTTActggaatggaaataaaaaacttaaaaaaaaacctcactgtaATGCTCAACTGTGCCATCTGTAGTACCTAACAATCTTCTAAGCCTCATTCATCTATCTATAAAGTGAACATAACAAAAGAGGTTACACTGAGATCTACATCTGGAACAGTATACATGCATAGGGACCAGTTAATTGGTATTCTTGGTATTCCTTGCTTCCAGCACCTCACAACTTCAAACTCATCATTCGCATTGCAAGCAAAATTAATTCCCTAAACTGGAATCTAAGGTTCAGATTTTGGCTCTGCTATTTGGTAACCTGGAGTCAGTGGTGGTCCCAGAACTCCAATATAGGATGGAACTTAGGAGAGGCATTAGTTGGAAGGTGGGATTAAAGGGCTTGTTTTGAAACTGCATTTCTATAATAAGCATGCTGATTTTACTGAAAGCACATGTTTATTTTGGTGGCTTGCTAGAGAAAGGGATTTATTGCAAGCATTCTCTTAATGCCACCATACCTGTGTAGTGCATTCAGCTTGCTATAGAAAAATATCACAGACTAGGTagattataaacaacagaaattcatttctcatagttctggaaaccaagaaatccaagatcaaggaaCCAACATGGTTTGCAGTCTGATGAGAGCCCTCTTCCTTCATAGCTGGCACCTTCTCactatgtcttcacatggtggaaggggctagggagctctgtgggaACTCTGATAAAGACACTAATCTTACTCATGAAGGTTCCACCCTCATGtcctaagcacctcccaaaggccctacctcctaatactACCACACTGGGCATTAGTATTCAACATATGAACTGGAGGTAGAGGGGGACATAGACAATAGGACCACAGTAATACCTTAACCCCTCTCAGCTTTATCTACAAAAGGAAGTATTAGGGTACAGTCCTCGGAAGATTGTCGTAACTAAACAAAATCTAGCAGAGCACGTGGAAGTatcttggcacagtgcctggaacacggTAAGCTTATGATTAGGTCACTCCTCTCCTCAAAACTCTATAAATGACTCCCTACTGACTGCTGAATAAAATACAGGGCCCTCCAACATTGATCTAGCCACAAACCACCTTTCCGGCTTTATCCCCTCTAACATTCATCCAGAGAATCTATCCATTGTTTACTGCGTGACATCCCCAAACGTCAACATGGTTCTGGTCTCTGCTCAGACATTAGCTTATCAAGAGGCCTTTCCTGATGGCCCTCTATAAAGGaacacactcattcattcacttgctgGCAACTTCATAACCCCCTTACCAGTCTACTTTTATCAGTAGCACTCCACAGATACATAgatttagatagatagattttaTGGGTCTCCATATTAGAAGGTAAACTTCATGGACACAAATGCTGTTTTGTGCCAAGCTGTGTATATATTCTCAGGTCCTAAAACAGCATTTAGCACATAgaggtactcaacaaatattggtTATAGGAATGTTGACATAGAATTTCCTTGTTATGTTTCCTCAACCTAAGACGCCCTCTCTGTTGCCATCTACAAAAATTCTACTCCTTCAAAGCTTACTCAAATACCCTTCTGTGAAACTTCTGATTTCCACAGGTAGAACTCATTGCTCTCTCAACCATTACATGATTAAAATTTGATCTAGCTCTTATTTCAGTCTGTCTTGTAATTTTTCCTATCTTGTTTTTGGCTTCTACCTctagattgtaagctccttgaaggcagggttTGTGCCTCCTCTTTTTATCATATACCATGCCaaattccccaccccccacccactatCTGACAGTACCACATTGCCACCAAAGGAACATGGTTTAAAAGGGGagggacttggggcgcctgggtgacttggtcagttaagtgtccaacttcggctcaggtcatgatctcacggtccatgagttcgagccccacattgggctccatgctgacagctcagagcctggagcctgtttccgattctgtgtctccctctctctctgaccctcccccgttcatgctctgtctctctctgtctcaaaaataaataaacgttaaaaaaaatttaaaaaaagtaaataaaaggggGAGGGACTCAATATTTGCTTAGCTATTTgaagggaagggcattccagagTGAAAAAACAGAAGCAGATGGTAAATTGTGTGAAATGGTATGGCTATAGCAATTTTTTAAGTAGATATAAAACTGGCATACTAAAAGAAGGCTTGGAGGAGATACAGGTAAATTATTTCCAAGAAAATCTATTAATACAATTACAGAATTTATTAGCAAGTAAAATATTAgtaaagtcttcatttttcagaaaagtgAAGAGGTTCAACACATTCtggcaaaaacaagaaaaaatatcccTAAGAAAcccagtaggggcacctggctggctcagtcagcagagcacgcaactcttgatctcagggctgtgagtttgagtcccacactgggtgtagagattacttaaaaatagagtcttgaaaaaaagaaaagaaaagaaaagaaaagaaaagaaaagaaaagaaaagaaaagaaaagaaaaggaaaggaaagaaagaaacccagtgATTGGTTAGGTGACACCTTTTAGTTCCAGTGTGGTTCTTTGTGACATCACTGAATTTAACCCTGAATCACTATAACTGATGATGTTATAATGATCATCAGTGTATGCTGTGCTCACTAGGATCTTAAATGCTTTGAGTAGAGCATATTAACCTCTACTCAGAGCAGTTCTACTCTGTGACCAATTTTTGgctatagatttttttccccccgatTGAGAAAGATGTCCATTCAAGGACTatccctgtctttttctctgttgttGATCTGCTTCCTTAGGGAGAGCTTCTGCATTTGTGATGGAACTATCTGGACAAAGGTTGGATGGGAGATTTTTCCAGAAGAAATGCATTGTCTGAAAGTTAAGCCTTCTCCATCTCACTGTCTACCTTACCCTCTGGACAAACTATGCTGCAATTTTGCTAACGTGGATATACTGGAGAGTTCTTTACACCTCGTTTATATTTTGGTACAAGCTCTGTTTTTAATCCTGTCTGTTTTATCTGTGCATTACCTgtggatgaaatggaaaaaacGCCAAAAACAGGTGAATTAGTGATGAAAATAGTAATAGTTATAAAATATCAAagcctttaaaacaaaagattatCAGCTTCTTTGAGGGAAAGTACCATGTCTTATACCTCTTTGTAacatctccctgcccccccccactcatccCTCAACATGTAGTACAATTTGTTGTCTTGCATGTACTAGGGGCTCAACAAAAGTGTATTGAATTAGAAAGTCCTTAAAACAATGTAGCTCAACCCCTCTCAAGTTACAAAATACATCAAGAAAGTAGTGAGCTAGAATGGATAGGAAATGAAATGAGTAGAATGGATAGGAAATGAAACTGGGCCCATAGGTAAGTCATTTGATCTTTCTCAGCTGCCTCAACCATAAAATGAAGCATCTGGACAAGAGATCTGTTAAGTCCCTTCCAGATATATCTAAGAAAGCTAAGTATGTAAAAGTGcacgtgtatttttttttcttttttaaatagaccGTAAACTTATTTCTAATATTAGGATAACTTTCTGGGAAATGGCACTCTTAAACCAATTTCCCACttggcccaccccccccccccgcaatgcACCATATTTTGAGGCAATTTTAAAAGCTGACTGACCTTCACAACTattagatatttataaaattgctATGATTTGATTGCATTATACATTACTGTtcagtaaaggaaaatattttgctaATATTCAAATAATAGTATTTGCTCTAACCATAACAAGCTTATATTAAATGCTTGCTGATTGTGATAATGATCACCACAATCTGACATGGGGACGAAcagaaaagaccatctcttctacatttattccttttttctataGTAACCTTTCTATTGTGTAGATAAGTAATGTATCGTGTTTGGAATTTATatatatccaggggcgcctgggtggctcagttggttaggcgacagatttcggctcaggtcatgatctcacagttcgtgagtttgagccacgcgtcgggctctgtgctgacagctcagagcctgaagcctacttcagattctgtgtctcccctctctctacccctcccctgctcacactctttgtctctcggtctctcaataataaataaatgttaaaaaaaagttttaagtgtatatatccagaaagcaaatgtaatttgaactacagtaagaaaaaaatctataatatcatctgtctttctccctttagCTAAAAAAACCAGCCTCCTCAGATACATTTGGTAATGATCCAGAAAATCAGTCCCTATATGACATTGATCAAATACTCTGCCGGCTGGTAGCCACAACATCAATGATGTCCAAGTACCTGAATCAGGTGTCCTGTCATCCTCCAGCTAAGAAAGTCAAACACCGAAAactaaagaggaagaagaatgagggaggagaaggagccaGAGGAAACTAGACCTATCCATATGCAAACATATCTCAGTCCAATATGGAGGTTAGAGACAACTCATTCAaggataaaaatgttctttgagagcctttgtaattttttgttactTACTTTACCAAGACTTTCCAAACAAGTATGGGTTGAAAAAGTACTTCTATTCAGCTGAAAAGGCACCCACACTTACTATAGTGCTGAGAAAAAGATTATGTACTATCACTTCTTCgtgtttaagtatttttttctttttagtgtgttAGATTGCTAATCATTAACCAATATGTAGAACAGAATCTTGCTTTAGTGTTCAATAAATCTctgatttaaataatatttgtgctttttcttacttttctgagCAGATCTTTGGGCCATATGGAAACTTTTAATTTCCCATCTCATATTGCCAAAGTAGTATGGAAATATTAAGAAACAGATTaattttcagagagggaggcaaaccataagagactcttaaatacagagaacaaactgagggttgatggcggggggtggggaaaatgggtgacggacattaaggatggcacttgttagaatgagcactgggtgttataagtaagtgatgaatcactgggttctactcctgaagccaagaccacactgtaggttaactaacttgagaacaaattttaaaaattttaaaaagaaatggattaattttttaaagtataaatttctCCATTTTCGTTATGACAAATGATGAAGTAagtatcaacatttaaaaatttttagtcttTGGTTGATTAAGAttgctcaatttttaaaaagtattccagACTTTTATTGATCAGCCACCTCATTTTTATAAGTATGGTTACAAATTGGAAGATTTGTCTGAGACTAGGACAGAAGATTTGATTTAAAACCTGTTGAAAACCCCAGAAAAATATGCCAGCTCCATAACATACCTCCCATCAAtataagggaggaaaaaaacttttagaaaacaattctTGAGATAGTAACATATAACTCTATAGTCTTTACAAGGCATAGGATGGTGCCTGCCTTGAGTTATTGTGGATTATTAAACGTTTACTTATGATTCCAGTTTCCAgactgtccttccttcctctctcccgtACCACAACCCTACTCTTACATCTCCAAAAATGATTCTTCCATCCcttcagacttctgacctgtCAACCAATTCCCTCTAAGAGAACATGTATACACATTTCTTCTAATGGGGACTCTTGAACACTTGCAAAGTCTCCAAACCTCGAAAACTTTCCAAAGAAATTTCTAACAGTGGAATTTTCAACAGCATAAAGGGAATTCTTTTTAGGGTAGGTATTAGAGTACAAAACTGGGCTTTAACAGGATGCCTGGAGGCCAGCAAAGGGGAGTTGTGGCCAGCTATGGGGTGAGGGGAAGTTACAGACCTGTCCCGAGGGCACTCTAAAACAAAGCTACAAGACACTGGATCAAACCACACAGGCCCAAGGCAAAGAAGGCTGGAAACCCTAACCAGGTAAAGGAATAAATGTGCCAAACCCTGCTCCCAAGAAATTCCCTCCCCAAGTGCTGAATATTCCATCCCCTAGTTAACAATTGTCAGTAAAAGACAGTGACCCAAAACCAGAGCACAAAGCTCTCCCTTGAGCTCCCCCCCTCTCACAACTCGAGAGCGTACCCccactttaataaactttcccaCTTGCTTCTCTTGATTGTTGTCTGgtctgtccttgaattctttcttgggAGGACGTCAAGAGCCTTCAATGACATCCCTGGACAGGCTAGACAGAGGCCTCAGAGTCCcggtgcagggggcggggggcagggagtcCTCCCCAGTCCATCTGACAGCATAGGGAGTCCTCTACCCCTTAAGCCTCTCCAGGTGACCCCTACTCTAGTCACTAGAACAAGAAACAGCAGTGGTTTAAATTCTCATTAAGTCTGAAGCaaacaaatgttaaatgtttctctgagtaGTTGGTGTTTCAGACATCCCATACATTACCATGAAGCTCCAGTCCTTACAATTCCATCACTGATCAGAAAACAGAATGCTAGTTTATAGTATTATAGTCTTCTTTTATCTTAATTATTAGGAAATATTAGGTATAATTCCCCCAAGAATGTAAGGACCCAAACTAAACAGATGGGTattaggaagaagaaaaccaatgGAAGCTCACACCCAAAAGCCCCAAActgtttcttttcagaaaaattaagtaaaatttgtccctggtttgtgtttttttaagtatcatgggtcatttttcaaaaatggattttaaattatacaatatgAATTTCACCTACAATA from Lynx canadensis isolate LIC74 chromosome F1, mLynCan4.pri.v2, whole genome shotgun sequence includes:
- the TEX50 gene encoding testis-expressed protein 50 — protein: MSIQGLSLSFSLLLICFLRESFCICDGTIWTKVGWEIFPEEMHCLKVKPSPSHCLPYPLDKLCCNFANVDILESSLHLVYILVQALFLILSVLSVHYLWMKWKKRQKQLKKPASSDTFGNDPENQSLYDIDQILCRLVATTSMMSKYLNQVSCHPPAKKVKHRKLKRKKNEGGEGARGN